A single region of the Chelmon rostratus isolate fCheRos1 chromosome 5, fCheRos1.pri, whole genome shotgun sequence genome encodes:
- the hspb11 gene encoding intraflagellar transport protein 25 homolog yields MIESSLSSLGAKVVVATSSDENHPPENITDGNTNTFWMSTGMFPQEFIIRFPEPTKISSVTVDSYNVKHLKIEKNTSQNASQFESVTKKEFEHTEGHLQSNAISLNGSSATHLRFIITSGYDHFVSVHRVSVQS; encoded by the exons ATGATTGAGTCCTCTCTGAGTTCTTTGGGTGCAAAAGTTGTCGTCGCTACATCCAGCGACGAGAATCACCCACCAGAAAATATCACTGACGG AAACACCAACACGTTTTGGATGTCCACCGGTATGTTTCCTCAAGAGTTCATCATTCGCTTCCCTGAACCCACGAAGATTTCTTCTGTGACAGTGGACAGCTACAATG tcaAGCATCTAAAGATAGAAAAGAATACCTCACAAAATGCTTCTCAGTTTGAGTCTGTTACAAAGAAAG AATTTGAACATACAGAGGGGCATCTTCAGTCAAATGCTATTTCG ctaaATGGAAGCAGTGCAACCCACCTTCGTTTTATCATCACCTCAGGATATGATCACTTTGTCTCAGTGCACAGAGTCAGTGTACAAAGTTGA